The Daucus carota subsp. sativus chromosome 2, DH1 v3.0, whole genome shotgun sequence genome includes a window with the following:
- the LOC108207674 gene encoding protein BIG GRAIN 1-like E, which translates to MSITAGQPLVQEKSQQISYNRSHTNSGELDVFDAAAYFSGANCRTNYSYSKSSDDMNGESFTVQQKMMRSGKRMSLDIPMMNDKLSSIPSPTRYQKSKKCEKKYKQPNSPGGKLASFLNSLLNQVSSKKKLYHTQSMKVNHDHEIERRKRRSSISYFRNLNTVSSSTSDSSDSKSSTFFSSSSTTKFKTPPHAHSPIENSSKDIKSHSDHCSNIDIHVKPSCSSDKNINASEKTKNFWSHDEKKFKFKAPSNEFSLEKCSNFVNGILGDKTDHSGDSTNFINDEDDGADSDSSSDLFELQNFDLVSCFSSNSLAYEDN; encoded by the coding sequence ATGTCCATCACAGCAGGACAACCTTTAGTTCAAGAAAAGAGCCAACAAATATCATATAACCGCAGTCACACTAACTCAGGTGAGCTTGATGTCTTTGATGCTGCAGCGTATTTCTCTGGTGCCAATTGCCGAACTAATTATTCATATTCCAAGAGCTCGGATGATATGAATGGTGAAAGTTTTACAGTACAGCAGAAAATGATGAGATCGGGTAAGAGAATGAGCCTTGATATTCCAATGATGAATGACAAACTAAGCTCCATTCCTTCACCGACTCGTTATCAAAAGTCAAAAAAATGTGAGAAAAAATACAAGCAGCCAAATTCTCCCGGTGGTAAACTTGCTAGCTTCTTGAATTCACTACTCAACCAAGTTTCTTCTAAGAAGAAACTGTACCACACACAATCCATGAAGGTTAATCATGATCACGAGATTGAGAGGAGAAAGAGGAGAAGCAGCATCAGCTACTTTCGAAACCTCAACACAGTATCTTCTTCAACATCTGATTCTTCAGATTCAAAGTCATCGACATttttttcatcatcttcaaccACTAAATTCAAAACACCTCCTCATGCACATAGTCCCATAGAAAACAGTTCTAAAGACATTAAAAGTCATTCTGATCATTGTTCTAATATTGATATTCATGTGAAGCCTTCTTGTTCATCAGATAAAAATATCAATGCCAGTGAGAAGACAAAAAATTTCTGGTCGCATGATGAAAaaaagttcaagttcaaggcaCCATCTAATGAATTCTCTTTGGAAAAATGCAGCAATTTTGTCAACGGGATTTTGGGTGATAAGACTGATCACTCCGGGGATTCCACAAATTTCAtaaatgatgaggatgatggagCAGATAGTGATTCAAGTTCGGATCTTTTTgaattacaaaattttgatcTGGTTTCCTGCTTTTCAAGTAATTCGCTAGCTTATGAAGACAACTAG